In the genome of Ignavibacteriales bacterium, one region contains:
- a CDS encoding alkaline phosphatase, whose protein sequence is MFRENEMKIFFAATVIFLLQLIVYTQNKTGNVIFIHPDGTGLADWNALRILTVGPDSELNWDKLSSVGLYQGHIRNRITSSSNAGATIHAYGVKADLNDFGMTDEQITLSRSGKRMSIMKEAMSQGIYTGIINSGSIEEPGTAVFVSSNIKRANYTEIAKDVIQSGADLIFSGGEDFLLPEGVGGRYSTGGKRTDGLNLIEWAKQNGYKVIYSKDELMKTTYDEKKVLGVFAARHTFNDRTEEDLKAAGLKNFSPEAPTVNEMTKFALEFLSRKGKFFLVVEEEGTDNLGNKNNANGKLEALHNADLAIGEVLKFIDKNPNTLLVTAADSEAGGLEASGYEIPNLSPDNPLPTNDANGAPIDGREGTGTLPFISAPDKNGKSFPFGIVWSAYGDLSGSVVARAHGLNAERMKGKIDNTDIYRYMYLTLFGVWLE, encoded by the coding sequence ATGTTTCGGGAGAACGAGATGAAAATATTTTTTGCGGCAACAGTCATTTTTCTTTTACAGTTAATTGTATATACTCAAAACAAAACGGGTAATGTAATTTTTATTCATCCCGATGGAACAGGTCTGGCAGACTGGAACGCGCTGCGTATTCTGACAGTTGGTCCTGACAGTGAACTTAACTGGGATAAACTTTCTTCTGTTGGTTTGTACCAGGGACATATAAGGAACAGGATCACTTCCTCATCAAATGCGGGAGCTACAATTCACGCTTACGGTGTTAAAGCAGACCTTAATGATTTTGGAATGACTGATGAGCAGATAACTCTTTCACGTTCCGGTAAACGAATGAGTATAATGAAAGAGGCGATGTCGCAGGGAATTTATACAGGAATAATTAATTCCGGTTCAATTGAAGAACCGGGCACAGCGGTTTTTGTTTCGAGTAATATTAAACGCGCTAACTATACTGAAATTGCAAAGGATGTAATTCAATCAGGCGCTGATCTTATTTTTTCTGGCGGTGAAGATTTTCTACTGCCGGAAGGAGTGGGCGGAAGGTATTCGACAGGCGGTAAAAGAACTGATGGATTGAATCTTATTGAGTGGGCAAAGCAGAACGGTTACAAAGTCATTTACTCAAAAGATGAGTTGATGAAAACTACTTACGATGAAAAGAAAGTGCTTGGTGTTTTTGCCGCGCGTCATACGTTTAATGACAGAACTGAAGAGGATCTAAAAGCAGCAGGGCTTAAAAATTTTTCTCCTGAAGCGCCGACTGTAAATGAGATGACAAAATTTGCATTAGAGTTTTTATCACGCAAAGGAAAATTTTTCCTCGTAGTTGAAGAAGAAGGAACCGACAATCTTGGAAACAAAAATAATGCTAACGGAAAACTTGAAGCATTACACAACGCTGATCTCGCTATCGGTGAAGTGCTGAAGTTTATTGATAAAAATCCAAACACTCTTTTAGTAACAGCGGCAGATAGTGAAGCAGGTGGACTTGAAGCAAGTGGTTATGAAATTCCGAATCTTAGTCCTGATAATCCCCTTCCAACCAACGATGCAAACGGCGCACCTATCGACGGACGTGAAGGTACCGGCACGCTTCCGTTCATATCAGCGCCCGATAAAAACGGAAAAAGTTTTCCATTCGGTATCGTGTGGTCTGCTTATGGTGATTTAAGCGGTTCAGTTGTTGCACGCGCACATGGACTTAACGCAGAAAGAATGAAAGGCAAGATAGACAACACGGATATTTACAGGTATATGTATTTAACTTTGTTCGGAGTGTGGCTGGAGTAA
- a CDS encoding helix-turn-helix domain-containing protein — protein sequence MLKFNFKTVFAARGIQSPTGFLRKAGFSPFTASYIATGKLEKLNLKQLERLCILLNCTPHDLLEWEPDSKLGEPGRFELSRLIGGKKVLSIQDELKGLTLEKVGEVQRFIEEKRSEGS from the coding sequence ATGTTAAAGTTTAATTTTAAGACTGTGTTTGCGGCACGCGGTATTCAGAGTCCTACCGGGTTTTTGAGGAAGGCAGGGTTTTCGCCTTTTACCGCTTCTTATATTGCAACTGGTAAGCTGGAGAAGTTGAATTTAAAGCAGCTGGAGAGGCTGTGCATTTTGCTGAATTGTACGCCTCACGATTTGCTTGAGTGGGAGCCTGACAGCAAGCTGGGTGAGCCAGGCAGGTTTGAGTTGAGCAGGTTGATTGGAGGAAAGAAGGTGTTGTCTATTCAGGATGAGTTGAAGGGGTTAACGCTGGAGAAGGTGGGAGAGGTGCAGAGGTTTATTGAGGAGAAGAGGAGCGAGGGAAGTTGA
- a CDS encoding VOC family protein — protein sequence MPESKKVTGIGGIFFKCKSPEQMREWYSKNLGLVTNEYGSMFEFRESEPPHEKAYLQWSPFKETTKYFEPSDKQFMINYRVENLEALVEELKKDGVTVLDSIAVYDYGKFVHILDPENNKIELWEPAPVTDSNEFPGETTK from the coding sequence ATGCCCGAAAGTAAAAAGGTGACAGGAATAGGAGGGATTTTTTTTAAATGCAAAAGTCCTGAGCAGATGAGAGAATGGTACAGTAAAAATCTTGGACTCGTGACAAATGAATATGGTTCAATGTTCGAATTCAGGGAATCAGAACCGCCGCACGAAAAGGCATACCTGCAATGGAGTCCGTTTAAGGAAACCACAAAATACTTTGAGCCATCGGACAAACAGTTTATGATAAATTATCGAGTTGAAAACCTGGAAGCGCTTGTTGAAGAGTTGAAGAAAGATGGTGTGACTGTACTTGATTCAATCGCAGTTTATGACTACGGAAAGTTTGTTCATATACTTGATCCGGAGAACAACAAAATTGAGTTATGGGAACCCGCACCTGTTACAGATTCAAATGAATTTCCCGGTGAGACTACAAAGTAA
- a CDS encoding YwbE family protein, whose translation MNEIKRSDIKPGMHVKIVMKEDQRTGELTEGYVKDILTKSPRHPHGIKVRLETGEVGRVKEVLD comes from the coding sequence ATGAATGAAATAAAACGCTCAGATATAAAACCCGGTATGCATGTAAAAATTGTAATGAAAGAAGATCAGCGAACCGGTGAATTAACGGAAGGATATGTTAAAGATATTCTGACAAAATCCCCAAGACATCCACACGGAATTAAAGTCCGCCTTGAAACAGGTGAGGTAGGGCGGGTAAAAGAAGTATTGGATTGA